One genomic segment of Mytilus galloprovincialis chromosome 5, xbMytGall1.hap1.1, whole genome shotgun sequence includes these proteins:
- the LOC143076446 gene encoding uncharacterized protein LOC143076446, protein MPKVPNRRHSHHLIVEDEKRAFVEAVIECGLNGEQFAEFIGDSVTSQRRRNRGDRKIRWIFYCNWAHSMKEAEIGPENAHYAWPNEVLKYLRSLVPFDVKGEIKKDAFKVSMVQFCEVVGRKNDIMEI, encoded by the exons atgcCAAAAGTACCAAATAGAAGACACAGTCATCATTTGATAGTAGAAGATGAGAAAAGAGCTTTTGTAGAAGCAGTCATTGAGTGTGG GTTAAATGGGGAGCAGTTTGCAGAATTCATTGGAGATAGTGTTACTTCTCAGAGAAGAAGAAATAGGGGTGACAGGAAAATTCGTTGGATTTTTTATTGCAACTGGGCACATTCTATGAAG GAAGCAGAGATAGGCCCTGAAAATGCCCACTATGCCTGGCCaaatgaagttttgaaatacCTGAGATCATTAGTACCCTTTGATGTGAAAGGAGAAATAAAAAAG GATGCCTTCAAAGTATCAATGGTGCAGTTCTGTGAAGTTGTAGGCAGGAAGAATGACATAATGGAAATCTGA